In the genome of Isoalcanivorax indicus, one region contains:
- a CDS encoding thioesterase family protein: protein MNFDDILATVDGQGNAVLPEGWGQGRALFGGLVAAVLYDHLEKTVSAGRRLRSFSLSFVAPAAPGLVSLSGEVLREGKSVMQAMVTARQGEQVVAVMLASFGAARESAIVVQAPGLGPMKSSDEAIKFPFIQGMMPDFLQHFDMRYAAGMPPYSGSKEPDFAGYMRFAETPKAMTTAALICLVDTWPPSVLPMLKGPAAASSLTWTMELLEEPDNRPADTLWQYAVTTDQCSEGYGQSRAVICDQEGRTVALSRQTITVFA, encoded by the coding sequence ATGAATTTTGATGACATTCTGGCCACGGTGGATGGCCAGGGTAATGCGGTACTTCCTGAAGGTTGGGGTCAGGGTCGCGCACTGTTTGGTGGACTTGTTGCTGCGGTGCTTTACGATCATCTTGAAAAGACCGTGTCGGCCGGGCGTCGCCTGCGCAGCTTTTCGTTGTCGTTTGTGGCGCCTGCCGCGCCGGGGCTGGTGTCGTTGAGCGGCGAGGTGCTGCGCGAGGGCAAGTCGGTCATGCAGGCCATGGTCACGGCTCGACAGGGTGAGCAGGTGGTGGCAGTCATGCTGGCCAGTTTTGGCGCCGCGCGCGAATCCGCGATTGTGGTGCAGGCGCCAGGACTTGGGCCGATGAAAAGCAGCGACGAGGCCATAAAGTTCCCGTTTATTCAAGGCATGATGCCAGATTTCCTCCAGCACTTTGATATGCGCTATGCGGCCGGCATGCCGCCCTACAGCGGCAGCAAGGAGCCTGATTTTGCCGGCTACATGCGCTTTGCGGAAACACCCAAGGCGATGACCACAGCCGCGCTGATCTGTCTGGTAGACACCTGGCCGCCTTCGGTATTGCCCATGCTCAAAGGCCCCGCGGCGGCGAGCTCTCTGACCTGGACAATGGAACTGCTGGAGGAGCCGGATAACAGACCGGCAGATACGCTGTGGCAATACGCAGTGACCACGGACCAGTGCAGCGAGGGCTATGGCCAGAGCCGTGCGGTCATTTGTGATCAGGAAGGCCGTACGGTTGCGCTCAGCCGCCAGACCATTACGGTATTTGCCTGA
- a CDS encoding GNAT family N-acetyltransferase, whose product MNSVIREELPTDVAAIHAVTIAAFMNAPHTDHTEQFIVDALRKAGALFLSLVAEQAGSVVGHVAVSPVTVSDGSSHWYGLGPISVIPELQGQGIGSLLMQEALQRLRDKGAAGCVLLGDPAYYSRFGFKAMSELVLPDVPPEYFQALAFQPLLPRGIVTYHESFNAQG is encoded by the coding sequence ATGAACTCCGTTATACGCGAAGAGTTACCGACTGATGTTGCGGCAATCCATGCCGTAACGATCGCGGCATTTATGAACGCACCACACACCGATCACACGGAGCAGTTCATCGTTGATGCCCTGCGCAAGGCCGGGGCGCTGTTCCTGTCCCTCGTGGCGGAGCAGGCTGGTTCCGTCGTGGGGCATGTCGCAGTGTCGCCGGTAACGGTGTCGGATGGTTCATCGCATTGGTATGGACTGGGCCCTATCTCGGTCATCCCTGAACTTCAGGGTCAGGGCATTGGCAGCCTCCTTATGCAAGAAGCCTTGCAGCGGCTTCGAGATAAGGGGGCGGCGGGGTGCGTCTTGCTGGGTGATCCGGCCTATTACTCACGCTTCGGGTTCAAGGCCATGTCGGAGTTAGTGCTACCGGATGTACCGCCGGAGTACTTCCAGGCCTTGGCATTTCAGCCCCTTTTGCCACGCGGCATCGTTACTTATCATGAATCCTTCAACGCACAGGGCTAA
- a CDS encoding uracil-DNA glycosylase: MPYFAPWDGGVGARALFLLEAPGPKARNSGFVSMNNPDETAKHIFELIHDAGTDRRSIAIWNTVPWYIGSGTKIRPARSADIASGVESLANLFQLMPKLRLVVLVGAKARNARKHIQSVAPPLGLLSSPHPSPMFVNRRPGNREATLNSWRTVSMSLVREKG, from the coding sequence GGCCCTTTTCCTCCTGGAGGCACCTGGGCCCAAGGCGCGTAATTCCGGCTTTGTATCCATGAATAATCCGGACGAAACCGCAAAGCATATTTTCGAGTTGATTCATGACGCTGGAACAGACCGTCGGAGTATCGCAATCTGGAATACAGTCCCTTGGTATATTGGGTCCGGCACAAAAATTCGCCCGGCCAGATCGGCTGATATCGCTTCGGGAGTTGAGTCGCTCGCCAACCTTTTCCAACTGATGCCCAAGCTGCGGTTAGTCGTTTTGGTTGGCGCTAAAGCTCGGAATGCCCGCAAACATATCCAGAGCGTGGCACCACCTCTTGGCCTGCTCTCAAGCCCGCACCCTAGCCCGATGTTTGTGAATCGGCGCCCTGGGAACCGCGAAGCCACTCTGAACAGTTGGCGCACTGTGAGCATGTCGTTAGTCAGGGAAAAAGGTTGA